A window of the Enterobacteriaceae bacterium 4M9 genome harbors these coding sequences:
- the mepS gene encoding bifunctional murein DD-endopeptidase/murein LD-carboxypeptidase: MVKSQPILRYILRALPAVVMAAALSACSSTNTANNARPEVYGSGNNGDFLLQASQDEFEKMVQNLDIKSRLMDQYASWKGVRYRLGGSTKSGIDCSAFVQRTFREQFGLELPRSTSEQQSSGEFVTRGKLRTGDLVLFRAGSTGRHVGIYIGNNQFVHASTSSGVMISNLTEPYWNKRYNSARRVLDRS, from the coding sequence ATGGTCAAGTCTCAACCTATTTTGAGATACATTTTACGTGCGCTGCCCGCAGTGGTAATGGCAGCAGCGCTCTCAGCCTGTAGTTCAACCAATACCGCCAATAATGCCCGCCCTGAAGTTTATGGCTCTGGCAATAACGGTGATTTCTTACTCCAGGCATCTCAGGACGAATTTGAAAAGATGGTTCAGAATCTGGATATCAAATCCAGGCTTATGGACCAGTATGCCAGCTGGAAAGGTGTGCGCTATCGTCTCGGCGGCAGCACCAAAAGCGGCATTGACTGTTCAGCATTCGTACAACGCACCTTCCGTGAACAATTCGGGCTTGAACTTCCCCGCTCCACCAGCGAGCAGCAGTCTTCCGGTGAATTTGTTACCCGCGGTAAATTACGCACAGGCGATTTGGTGCTTTTCCGTGCAGGCTCAACCGGCCGCCATGTCGGCATCTATATCGGCAACAACCAGTTTGTCCACGCATCAACCAGCAGCGGCGTGATGATTTCCAATCTCACTGAACCGTACTGGAACAAGCGCTACAACTCGGCACGCCGGGTTCTGGACCGCTCTTAA
- a CDS encoding GTP-binding protein, producing MTKTNLITGFLGSGKTTTILHLLANKPANEKWAVLVNEFGEVGIDGALMADSGALLKEIPGGCMCCVNGLPMQVGLNTLLRQGKPDRLLIEPTGLGHPKQILDMLTAPVYEPWITLCATLTLLDARQLTEARYRDDENFRDQLAAADIIVLNKADRQDDASQAALTQWLEANLDGRETVTASHGQIDGTLLDRPRKNLRALNESAAHSHTHVPISGLGALSLPDHQRWRRSLNSGQGYHACGWIFDAETCFDTIGLLEWARLAPVDRVKGVLRIPEGLVRVNRQGADFHIETQSNTPPPDSRIEVIHHAECDWNTLQKELLNLRLP from the coding sequence GTGACTAAAACGAATCTGATAACCGGTTTTCTCGGCAGCGGCAAAACCACGACCATCCTGCACCTGCTGGCCAACAAACCCGCAAACGAGAAATGGGCGGTGCTGGTCAACGAGTTTGGCGAAGTGGGCATTGATGGCGCGCTGATGGCAGACAGCGGCGCCCTGCTCAAGGAAATCCCCGGCGGCTGCATGTGTTGTGTAAATGGCTTGCCGATGCAGGTCGGACTGAACACGCTGCTGCGCCAGGGTAAGCCCGATCGGTTGTTGATTGAACCTACTGGCCTGGGTCATCCGAAGCAGATCCTAGATATGCTGACCGCGCCCGTTTATGAGCCGTGGATAACATTATGTGCAACGCTCACCCTGCTTGATGCACGCCAGCTTACAGAAGCACGCTACCGAGACGATGAAAACTTCCGCGACCAGCTGGCAGCCGCAGATATCATCGTCCTCAACAAAGCCGACAGACAGGATGATGCCAGCCAGGCGGCGCTGACGCAGTGGCTTGAGGCAAACCTGGATGGGCGTGAAACCGTCACCGCCAGCCACGGACAGATTGACGGGACATTGCTCGACAGGCCGCGCAAAAACCTGCGCGCGCTTAACGAAAGTGCCGCCCACAGCCATACTCACGTCCCCATAAGCGGACTGGGTGCACTGAGTTTGCCCGACCATCAGCGCTGGCGACGCAGCCTTAACAGCGGCCAGGGCTACCATGCCTGCGGCTGGATTTTTGACGCCGAGACCTGCTTTGACACCATCGGTCTGCTGGAATGGGCGCGGCTCGCACCCGTTGATCGGGTAAAGGGCGTGCTACGTATTCCTGAAGGACTGGTGCGCGTCAACCGCCAGGGCGCTGATTTCCACATTGAAACCCAGTCAAATACGCCGCCGCCGGACAGCCGGATTGAGGTCATTCACCATGCTGAATGCGACTGGAATACGTTACAAAAAGAGTTATTGAATTTACGTTTACCATAA
- a CDS encoding fructuronate reductase: protein MTTLATTHLPTHVQQPHYDRQALKTRIVHLGFGAFHRAHQALLTDRVLNALGGDWGICEISLFSGDKLMQALRAQAHLFTVLEKGPQGDEAIVVGAVRECLNARLDGLAAIIEKFCEPQVAIVSLTITEKGYCIDPASGRLDKHNERIVHDLQFPHEPHSAPGILVEALARRRERGLAPFTVLSCDNIPDNGHVVRRAVLDLAQQRSPELAEWIVEYVTFPSTMVDRIVPAATPESLQEIADVLGVDDPCAISAEPFIQWVIEDSFVAGRPEWEVAGVQMVDDVMPWEQMKLRMLNGSHSFLAYLGYLAGYAHIADCMADDNFRLAARRLMLDEQAPTLNITGVDLNQYADSLLARFANPTLKHRTWQIAMDGSQKLPQRMLESIRWHLEHHSDWSCLALGVAGWMRYVSGVDDAGKTIDVRDPLYERIAGRVSASDEDARVDALLGLEEIFGATLTQDARFVDGVQRAWKTLCQHGARAAVAHLAKR, encoded by the coding sequence ATGACGACGCTTGCCACCACCCACCTGCCCACGCATGTTCAGCAGCCGCACTACGACCGCCAGGCGCTAAAAACACGCATCGTCCACCTCGGCTTTGGCGCGTTTCACCGCGCTCACCAGGCGCTACTGACTGACCGCGTACTGAACGCGCTCGGCGGTGACTGGGGCATTTGCGAAATCAGTCTGTTCAGCGGCGACAAGCTGATGCAGGCGCTACGCGCACAGGCGCATCTTTTTACCGTGCTGGAGAAAGGCCCGCAGGGCGACGAGGCCATTGTGGTGGGTGCAGTACGCGAGTGCCTGAACGCGCGGCTGGACGGTCTGGCCGCCATTATTGAGAAGTTCTGCGAGCCGCAGGTGGCCATTGTCTCGCTGACCATCACCGAAAAGGGCTACTGTATTGACCCGGCAAGCGGCAGGCTCGATAAGCACAACGAACGCATTGTGCACGACCTCCAGTTCCCCCATGAGCCGCACTCTGCACCGGGCATTCTGGTCGAAGCCCTGGCGCGGCGTCGCGAACGCGGGCTGGCACCGTTTACCGTGCTCTCTTGCGATAACATTCCCGACAACGGACACGTCGTGCGCCGCGCAGTCCTCGACCTGGCGCAGCAGCGTAGTCCAGAGCTTGCCGAATGGATTGTTGAGTACGTGACCTTTCCGTCAACCATGGTTGACCGCATCGTACCCGCTGCCACGCCTGAGTCCTTGCAGGAGATTGCCGATGTACTGGGCGTGGACGATCCGTGCGCTATCAGCGCCGAGCCGTTTATTCAGTGGGTGATTGAAGATAGTTTCGTCGCCGGTCGTCCTGAGTGGGAGGTGGCTGGCGTGCAGATGGTGGATGATGTCATGCCCTGGGAGCAAATGAAGCTGCGAATGCTCAACGGCAGCCACTCGTTTCTGGCGTATCTCGGCTATCTGGCAGGTTACGCGCACATTGCAGACTGTATGGCCGACGACAATTTTCGGCTGGCGGCCCGCAGACTGATGCTTGATGAGCAGGCGCCGACGCTCAACATTACCGGTGTTGATTTAAACCAGTACGCCGATAGCCTGCTTGCCCGCTTTGCCAACCCGACGCTGAAGCATCGCACCTGGCAAATTGCGATGGATGGCAGCCAGAAACTGCCGCAGCGCATGCTGGAAAGCATCCGCTGGCATCTTGAACACCACAGCGACTGGTCATGTCTGGCGCTTGGCGTGGCTGGATGGATGCGCTACGTCAGCGGCGTGGACGATGCAGGCAAAACCATCGACGTGCGCGATCCACTGTACGAGCGCATTGCCGGGCGGGTTAGCGCCAGCGACGAAGACGCGCGCGTGGACGCACTGCTGGGCCTTGAGGAAATTTTTGGTGCCACGCTGACCCAGGACGCCCGCTTTGTTGACGGTGTCCAGCGGGCCTGGAAAACGCTGTGCCAGCACGGCGCACGCGCAGCCGTCGCACACCTGGCAAAACGCTAA
- the uxuA gene encoding mannonate dehydratase, with the protein MEHTWRWFGPNDPVTLDDVRQAGATGVVTALHHIANGEVWPVADILERKRIIEAKGLVWSVVESIPVHEDIKTRSGDVERYIASYQQSLRNLGECGIDTVCYNFMPVLDWTRTDLAWTLPDGSKALRFDNTAFAAFELYILRREGAQNDYSTDERQQAQACFAAMSPDDITTLTRNIIAGLPGAEEGYTLEQFRARLAQYQGIDKQTLRENMAHFLRAVVPVAQAAGVRLAVHPDDPPRPLLGLPRIMSDIEDMRWLKQTVDSLYNGFTLCTGSYGVRADNDLVKMAQTFGDRIHFTHLRSTCREANPLTFHEAAHLTGDVDMVAVVAAILREEARRKEQGDTRPIPMRPDHGHQMLDDLNKKTNPGYSAIGRLKGLAEVRGVELALKTLKYPELL; encoded by the coding sequence ATGGAACATACCTGGCGTTGGTTTGGACCGAACGATCCGGTAACGCTTGATGATGTCCGCCAGGCCGGTGCGACGGGCGTGGTCACGGCGCTACATCATATTGCAAACGGCGAGGTCTGGCCGGTTGCCGATATCCTTGAGCGCAAGCGTATCATTGAGGCCAAAGGGCTGGTGTGGTCGGTGGTGGAAAGCATTCCGGTACATGAAGATATCAAAACCCGCAGCGGGGATGTTGAGCGCTACATTGCCAGCTATCAGCAGAGCCTGCGTAACCTGGGCGAATGCGGTATCGATACCGTGTGTTACAACTTTATGCCGGTGCTTGACTGGACGCGCACCGATCTGGCCTGGACGTTGCCGGATGGTTCAAAGGCGCTACGTTTTGACAACACGGCGTTTGCCGCTTTTGAGCTTTACATCCTCAGACGCGAAGGCGCGCAAAACGACTACAGCACCGACGAACGCCAACAGGCACAGGCCTGTTTTGCGGCGATGTCGCCTGACGATATCACCACGCTTACCCGCAACATTATTGCCGGGCTGCCGGGGGCAGAAGAGGGCTATACCCTGGAGCAGTTCCGTGCGCGGCTGGCGCAATATCAGGGTATTGATAAGCAGACGCTGCGGGAGAATATGGCACATTTCCTGCGCGCGGTTGTGCCGGTGGCACAGGCCGCAGGCGTGCGTCTGGCGGTGCACCCGGACGACCCGCCGCGCCCGCTGCTCGGCCTGCCGCGCATTATGTCTGATATTGAGGATATGCGCTGGCTTAAGCAGACGGTTGATAGCCTGTATAACGGGTTTACGCTGTGTACCGGTTCCTACGGTGTGCGTGCGGATAACGACCTGGTTAAGATGGCGCAAACTTTTGGCGACCGAATTCACTTTACTCACCTGCGCTCTACCTGCCGCGAGGCGAATCCGCTGACGTTTCACGAGGCGGCACATCTTACCGGCGATGTGGATATGGTCGCGGTGGTGGCGGCAATTTTGCGTGAGGAAGCGCGGCGAAAAGAACAGGGCGATACGCGGCCAATTCCGATGCGCCCGGATCACGGCCATCAGATGTTGGACGACTTAAATAAGAAGACTAACCCTGGTTACTCGGCCATTGGTCGGCTTAAAGGGTTGGCAGAAGTGCGCGGCGTGGAGCTGGCGCTTAAAACGCTGAAGTACCCTGAACTGTTGTAG
- the yeiP gene encoding elongation factor P-like protein YeiP, producing the protein MPRANEIKRGMAINYNGKLLLVKDIDIQAPSARGAATLYKMRFSDVRTGLKVEERFKGDDIIDTIQLSRRAVTFSYVDGNEYVFMDDEDYTPYTFTHDQIADELQFIPEGGMPGIQVLTWDGQLLALELPQTVDLDITETAPGIKGASASSRTKPATLSTGLVIQVPEYLVSGEKIRVHIAERRYMGRAD; encoded by the coding sequence ATGCCAAGAGCTAACGAAATCAAGCGCGGTATGGCCATTAATTACAACGGCAAACTGCTGCTGGTAAAAGATATCGATATTCAGGCACCGAGCGCCCGTGGCGCGGCCACGCTGTATAAAATGCGTTTTTCCGACGTGCGTACCGGCCTGAAGGTGGAAGAGCGCTTTAAAGGCGACGATATTATCGACACCATCCAGCTTTCACGCCGTGCCGTGACGTTCTCGTATGTTGACGGCAACGAATATGTGTTTATGGATGATGAAGACTATACGCCGTACACCTTCACCCACGATCAGATTGCCGATGAATTACAGTTTATTCCCGAAGGTGGCATGCCTGGCATTCAGGTGCTGACGTGGGACGGACAACTGCTGGCGCTTGAACTACCGCAGACGGTCGATCTGGATATCACCGAGACCGCACCGGGCATTAAAGGCGCATCTGCAAGCTCACGCACCAAGCCCGCCACGCTGTCTACCGGGCTGGTCATTCAGGTGCCAGAATATCTGGTCTCGGGAGAAAAAATTCGTGTTCACATCGCTGAGCGTCGCTATATGGGCCGCGCCGACTGA
- a CDS encoding YkgJ family cysteine cluster protein, with the protein MQCRPDCGACCTAPSISSPIPGMPQGKPANTPCVQLDEHQRCKLFASPLRPKVCAGLQPSFEMCGASREQAMTFLIHLEAQTAP; encoded by the coding sequence ATGCAATGCCGCCCCGACTGTGGTGCCTGCTGCACGGCGCCCTCTATTTCCAGCCCCATTCCAGGTATGCCGCAGGGCAAACCCGCTAACACGCCTTGCGTGCAGCTTGATGAGCATCAACGTTGCAAACTTTTTGCCTCGCCGCTGCGCCCGAAGGTGTGTGCCGGGCTTCAGCCTTCTTTTGAGATGTGTGGCGCCAGTCGCGAGCAGGCGATGACGTTTCTGATTCACCTGGAAGCGCAGACCGCGCCTTAA
- the setB gene encoding sugar efflux transporter SetB, which yields MQADSTTPRTTDFTSMAFLLVAFLTGIAGALQTPTLSLFLSDEVHARPTMVGFFFTGSAVIGILVSQFLAGRSDSRGDRKSLIVACCLLGVLACLLFAWNRNYFVLLFVGVFLSSFGSTANPQMFALAREHADRTGREAVMFSSILRAQVSLAWVIGPPLAYALALGFGFTVMYLSAAVAFVICALVVHLFLPSMRKAAPTGTATTEAPRQNRRDALLLFIACTMMWGSNSLYIINMPLYIIHELHLPEKLAGVMMGTAAGLEIPVMLIAGYYARRFGKRLLMRLAVAGGLLFYIGMLSVQNTVLLLALQLLNAVYIGILAGIGMLYFQDLMPGQAGSATTLYTNTTRVGWIIAGSFAGVIAEIWNYYTVFWLALVMIAITVVCLWRIRDI from the coding sequence ATGCAAGCTGACTCAACCACACCGCGCACGACCGACTTCACTTCAATGGCATTTTTGCTGGTGGCATTTCTCACCGGAATTGCGGGTGCGCTGCAAACTCCTACGCTGAGTCTGTTTTTAAGTGACGAAGTCCACGCCCGTCCGACAATGGTGGGCTTCTTCTTTACCGGCAGTGCTGTTATCGGCATCCTGGTCAGCCAGTTTCTGGCCGGACGTTCAGATAGTCGTGGCGATCGCAAAAGTCTGATTGTCGCCTGCTGTCTGCTCGGTGTGCTGGCCTGCCTGCTGTTTGCCTGGAACCGTAACTACTTCGTGCTGCTGTTTGTGGGCGTTTTTCTTAGCAGCTTCGGCTCTACGGCTAACCCACAGATGTTTGCGCTGGCGCGTGAGCACGCCGATCGCACCGGGCGTGAAGCCGTGATGTTCAGCTCCATCTTGCGTGCTCAGGTGTCGCTGGCGTGGGTGATTGGGCCACCGCTCGCCTACGCACTGGCGCTGGGCTTTGGCTTTACGGTGATGTACCTGAGTGCGGCGGTAGCGTTTGTTATCTGTGCGCTTGTCGTGCATCTGTTTTTGCCTTCAATGCGCAAGGCTGCCCCCACCGGGACTGCAACCACCGAAGCGCCGAGACAAAACCGGCGCGACGCCCTGCTGCTGTTTATCGCCTGCACCATGATGTGGGGCAGTAACAGCCTCTACATTATTAATATGCCGCTTTACATCATTCATGAGCTGCATCTGCCGGAGAAACTGGCCGGAGTGATGATGGGCACCGCCGCCGGGCTAGAGATTCCGGTCATGCTGATTGCAGGCTACTACGCTCGTCGGTTTGGCAAGCGCCTGCTAATGCGCCTAGCCGTCGCTGGCGGTCTGCTGTTTTATATCGGGATGCTGAGCGTGCAAAACACCGTTCTGCTATTGGCACTTCAGCTGCTGAATGCGGTGTATATCGGCATTCTTGCAGGTATCGGCATGCTGTATTTTCAGGATTTGATGCCGGGTCAGGCGGGTTCCGCCACCACGCTATATACCAACACCACCCGCGTGGGCTGGATAATTGCCGGGTCATTTGCCGGTGTAATAGCCGAAATCTGGAACTACTACACGGTATTCTGGCTGGCGCTGGTGATGATTGCCATCACGGTAGTTTGTCTGTGGCGAATCAGAGATATTTAA
- a CDS encoding fused PTS fructose transporter subunit IIA/HPr protein: MFQLSVKDIHPAQQAADKNAAIRLVAHALEQAGNVAPGYVDGMLAREKQTSTFLGNGIAIPHGTTDTRDQVLKTGVQVFQFPQGLDWGDGQTAYVAIGIAASSDEHLGLLRQLTHVLSDDAVAEQLKTAPDAETLRALLMGEKQSAGLIFDASMLSLDVAAADLVTLQALNAGRLNAAGAVDAAFVSSTVSQTPLCLGQGIWLNDSTDGNLASAIAIARPQTAFTVNNEQVAMLLTVSVIDDAPLQVLSRLSDLLMQRKAEQLLNADGVTLLDMLTREADAPQHPQALSAEFVIRNEHGLHARPGTMLVNTIKQFRSEITVVNLDGTGKPANGRSLMKVVALGVKKGHRLRITASGDDAEQALKGIGEAIAAGLGEGVA; the protein is encoded by the coding sequence ATGTTCCAGTTATCTGTGAAGGATATCCACCCCGCGCAGCAGGCTGCAGATAAGAACGCAGCCATTCGCCTGGTGGCCCACGCGCTGGAGCAGGCAGGAAACGTAGCGCCTGGCTACGTTGACGGCATGCTGGCGCGCGAAAAGCAGACATCCACCTTTCTCGGTAATGGCATCGCCATTCCGCATGGCACAACCGACACCCGTGACCAGGTGCTAAAAACCGGTGTGCAGGTATTTCAGTTCCCTCAGGGGCTTGACTGGGGCGACGGGCAGACCGCGTATGTGGCTATTGGTATTGCTGCCAGTTCTGACGAGCACCTTGGCCTGCTGCGCCAGCTCACCCACGTACTGAGCGATGATGCGGTTGCTGAACAGTTGAAAACCGCGCCAGATGCAGAAACCCTTCGTGCATTGCTGATGGGCGAAAAGCAGTCGGCAGGGCTGATTTTTGATGCAAGCATGCTGTCGCTCGACGTTGCTGCCGCTGACCTGGTCACGCTTCAGGCATTAAACGCGGGCAGGCTCAACGCTGCCGGAGCGGTGGATGCGGCCTTTGTCAGCAGTACCGTCAGCCAGACACCGCTGTGTCTGGGGCAGGGCATCTGGCTTAACGACAGCACCGACGGCAATCTGGCGAGCGCCATTGCTATCGCGCGCCCGCAGACCGCATTTACCGTGAACAACGAACAGGTGGCCATGCTGCTGACGGTGTCCGTCATCGACGATGCACCGCTACAGGTGTTAAGCCGCCTGAGCGACCTGCTGATGCAGCGTAAAGCTGAACAGTTGCTGAACGCTGACGGCGTCACCTTGCTGGATATGCTGACGCGTGAGGCAGATGCGCCGCAACATCCGCAGGCGCTGAGCGCAGAATTTGTTATACGCAATGAGCACGGGCTACACGCCCGCCCCGGCACAATGCTGGTTAATACCATTAAGCAATTCAGAAGTGAGATTACCGTGGTGAACCTTGACGGAACGGGCAAACCGGCTAACGGCCGCAGCCTGATGAAAGTGGTCGCGCTGGGTGTGAAAAAAGGCCATCGCCTGCGCATTACCGCCAGCGGAGACGATGCGGAACAGGCGCTGAAAGGCATTGGCGAAGCCATCGCTGCCGGTCTTGGGGAGGGCGTAGCATGA
- the fruK gene encoding 1-phosphofructokinase: MSRRVATITLNPAYDLVGFTPEIERGEVNLVRTTGLHAAGKGINVAKVLKDLGIDVTVGGFLGKDNQDGFQHLFSELGIANRFQVVQGRTRINVKLTEKDGEVTDLNFSGFDVTPGDWERFVNDSLTWLGQFDMVCVSGSLPAGVSPDAFTDWMMRLRSQCPCIIFDSSREALVAGLKAAPWLVKPNRRELEIWAGRKLPEIGDVVGAAHQLREQGIAHVVISLGAEGALWVNASGAWIAKPPACEVVSTVGAGDSMVGGLIYGLLMRESSEHTLRLATAVAALAVSQSNVGITDRTKLAAMMARVSLQPF; this comes from the coding sequence ATGAGCAGACGCGTTGCAACTATCACGCTTAACCCGGCCTACGATCTGGTGGGCTTCACGCCGGAAATCGAGCGTGGCGAAGTTAACCTGGTGCGCACCACCGGCCTGCATGCCGCAGGCAAGGGCATTAACGTTGCCAAAGTGCTTAAAGATTTAGGCATTGACGTGACCGTGGGTGGCTTTCTTGGCAAAGACAACCAGGACGGTTTTCAGCATTTGTTCAGCGAACTGGGGATTGCCAACCGTTTCCAGGTAGTGCAGGGCCGCACGCGTATCAACGTTAAGCTCACCGAAAAAGACGGTGAGGTGACTGACCTGAACTTCTCCGGCTTCGACGTTACGCCGGGGGACTGGGAGCGTTTTGTGAATGACTCCCTGACCTGGCTTGGTCAGTTCGACATGGTCTGTGTGAGCGGCAGCTTGCCTGCGGGGGTCAGCCCGGACGCCTTCACTGACTGGATGATGCGCCTGCGCAGCCAGTGTCCATGCATTATTTTTGACAGCAGCCGTGAGGCGCTGGTCGCGGGGTTAAAAGCCGCGCCATGGCTGGTGAAACCAAACCGCCGCGAGTTGGAAATCTGGGCCGGACGCAAGCTGCCGGAAATTGGTGATGTGGTTGGCGCTGCGCACCAGCTGCGCGAGCAGGGCATCGCTCACGTGGTGATTTCCCTTGGTGCAGAAGGCGCACTGTGGGTGAACGCCTCTGGTGCCTGGATAGCCAAACCGCCAGCCTGCGAAGTGGTCAGCACCGTGGGCGCGGGCGATTCAATGGTGGGCGGTCTGATTTACGGCCTGCTGATGCGTGAATCCAGCGAGCACACGCTGCGCCTTGCTACAGCGGTTGCAGCACTGGCAGTGAGCCAGAGTAACGTAGGGATTACCGATCGCACTAAACTGGCGGCCATGATGGCGCGCGTTAGCTTACAACCCTTTTAA
- the fruA gene encoding PTS fructose transporter subunit IIBC produces MKTLLIIDAGCGQARAYLVKTLLSSAAGEADITLTDNPHDAELAIVIGGALPADSALDGKQVYRGDIDRAVQHPAQFLSEAKSQAQPYHAPAAATVAPSGAKRIVAVTACPTGVAHTFMAAEAIETEAKKRGWWVKVETRGSVGAGNAITLQEIEEADLVLVAADIEVDLAKFAGKPMYRTSTGLALKKTEQEFDKALAQATVYQPSGQAQASQESKKEGGGAYRHLLTGVSYMLPMVVAGGLCIALSFVFGIEAFKEKGTLAAALMQIGGESAFALMVPVLAGYIAFSIADRPGLTPGLIGGMLAVSTGSGFIGGIIAGFLAGYVAKLISSKLKLPPSMEALKPILIIPLISSLVVGLAMIYIIGTPVAKILEGLTHWLQTMGTANAVLLGAILGGMMCTDMGGPVNKAAYAFGVGLLSTHTYAPMAAIMAAGMVPPLALGLATLLARRKFDKAQQEGGKAALVLGLCFITEGAIPFAARDPMRVLPCCILGGAVTGAISMAVGAQLMAPHGGLFVLLIPGAITPVLGYLVAIVAGTLLAGLLYAVLKRPESALVEKTA; encoded by the coding sequence ATGAAAACGCTGCTGATTATTGACGCCGGCTGCGGGCAGGCGCGTGCGTATCTGGTAAAAACGCTGCTGTCCAGCGCCGCCGGTGAGGCGGACATCACCCTCACCGATAACCCGCATGATGCAGAACTGGCGATTGTCATAGGCGGTGCACTGCCTGCCGACAGTGCCCTGGACGGCAAACAGGTTTATCGCGGTGATATCGACCGTGCGGTGCAGCATCCGGCACAATTCCTGAGTGAGGCAAAAAGCCAGGCGCAGCCGTATCACGCCCCGGCAGCCGCCACCGTTGCGCCCAGCGGTGCGAAACGTATTGTCGCGGTGACAGCATGTCCGACCGGCGTGGCTCACACCTTTATGGCGGCAGAGGCGATTGAAACCGAGGCTAAAAAGCGCGGCTGGTGGGTGAAGGTCGAAACCCGCGGCTCCGTTGGCGCAGGCAATGCCATCACACTGCAGGAGATTGAAGAGGCCGATCTGGTGCTGGTGGCGGCAGATATCGAAGTGGACCTGGCGAAATTTGCCGGTAAACCGATGTACCGCACCTCAACAGGCCTTGCACTGAAGAAAACCGAGCAGGAGTTTGATAAGGCGCTGGCGCAGGCTACGGTATATCAACCTTCCGGCCAGGCGCAGGCAAGTCAGGAGAGCAAAAAGGAGGGCGGCGGTGCCTATCGTCACCTGCTGACCGGCGTGTCTTACATGCTGCCGATGGTTGTCGCCGGTGGTCTGTGTATTGCGCTGTCGTTTGTGTTTGGCATTGAAGCCTTCAAAGAGAAGGGCACGCTGGCAGCAGCACTCATGCAAATCGGCGGTGAAAGCGCCTTTGCGCTGATGGTACCGGTGCTCGCGGGTTATATCGCTTTCTCCATTGCCGACCGCCCTGGTCTGACCCCGGGTCTGATTGGCGGGATGCTGGCGGTCAGCACCGGCTCCGGGTTTATTGGCGGTATTATTGCCGGTTTCCTTGCAGGCTATGTGGCGAAGCTTATCAGTTCAAAACTGAAGCTTCCGCCAAGCATGGAGGCGCTCAAGCCTATTCTTATCATCCCGCTGATTTCAAGCCTGGTGGTAGGACTGGCGATGATTTATATCATCGGTACGCCGGTTGCGAAAATCCTTGAGGGGCTGACTCACTGGCTGCAAACCATGGGTACGGCAAATGCAGTGCTGCTGGGGGCCATTCTGGGCGGCATGATGTGTACTGACATGGGTGGGCCGGTCAATAAGGCGGCTTATGCCTTTGGGGTGGGCCTGTTGAGTACCCACACGTATGCGCCGATGGCAGCAATCATGGCCGCAGGCATGGTGCCACCGCTGGCGCTGGGGCTGGCAACGCTGCTTGCACGCCGCAAGTTCGATAAAGCGCAGCAGGAGGGCGGCAAGGCCGCGCTGGTACTGGGCCTGTGCTTTATCACCGAAGGCGCCATTCCGTTTGCTGCGCGTGACCCAATGCGCGTGCTGCCGTGCTGTATTCTGGGTGGTGCGGTAACCGGTGCTATCTCGATGGCTGTGGGGGCGCAACTGATGGCACCACACGGCGGGCTGTTTGTGCTGCTTATTCCAGGAGCGATTACGCCAGTGCTGGGCTACCTGGTGGCAATAGTCGCAGGCACGTTACTGGCGGGGCTGCTTTATGCCGTCCTTAAACGCCCGGAGAGCGCACTGGTAGAAAAGACAGCCTGA